The Alnus glutinosa chromosome 1, dhAlnGlut1.1, whole genome shotgun sequence region GTTAAGACCCACACCACATGGGCTCCAGCCCATGTGAGAGAGTAGGTGTGTATTTGATGTTTTTGTATCATTTCCCTTATTTTAAACTCGTGATCGTGAGtaatgggtgtttttttttttttttttttaatgggagtGTTTGGTAACCAACACCATCGCCCctactttattttcatttttttttaataatcaactgaaaatattttaacattttttactttttatatcacattaataattttttttttttattattcaaataaaaaccaTCAAAATGCTTGGtaccatgatttttttttttttttttatgttccttTGTATTGTTCAATGTtatcttaataattttttagtagtttaaatctttacatTGGATAACAAACTTGAAACATATATCATTCAATGTGTTATACTAAATAATTCACTACCTTCAAAGGGAACGGAAAACTTGCTGAGAATATGGTagatatgaaaaattatattgtgTATTGATTGGTGATATTATCATTGATTATGCCAGCTGCAACATTAACTATTGCTTAAAGACCATTTTCAGCAatgaatattattaaaaatcatTTACGTAACCGAATAAGAGATTAGTAGATGAATGATTGTCTAGTTGCGTGCATAGAGAATTATATACTCAAGATTATTAACAATGAATAAATCATGTAACGATTTAAATTCATCGAGGACAATTGAATAAATTAACACTAGgcgtgacaaaataaattgtaagttacaatatatattttaaaaactaattaattttgttgaattatttatttatttcgttaattatattatttaacatTTTAATATTAACTCCTCTAAACCAAAATTCTGGCCCACCATTGATCTCATGTGAAAATGTTAACGTGGAGCCACTCATCATGTTTTTACTTTTTCGTGGGCTAAGCTCAAACTTCGTCAAACGACAAGAGATTCTTCAATATCGGCATAAGTGACTTCTTCTTCCTCGTCTTCTAATGGCTCCTCAATTAAATTATCTTGGCCACTCTTTTCACTCACCTCTTCATCAACAACAGTCATAATTTTGAAGTTGGGACAATcggaggctatatgaccaaatCCTTGGCACTTGAAACAATTGCAAGAGTTGGCATTAGATGAACGcgatttgaattttaaaatataaatcaaactCCAAACAATACCTAAAAATGGGGTTGAATAGGTGTATGCTCGTTTACTAGTTAAGTAGGCAAATTTTTTTGTTCGAAGACACGATGATgaacttaaaaatttaagtgGGTTGAATTTAACTCAAATCAGAAGATCTACAAGATGTGGCTAAGCCAAATCAATCAAGAGaatgaacaaattaaaatttcattCAGTTGAGTTAAAAAATCGATTTGCCAATTCTAGATTAAACACGTCTCAGCGCTTTGACCATAAATTCTAGCTCCAGTATCGTATCGAAGTGAAACAAGTGACATTGGAATGCTAACTAAATTAATTTCGCCTTGTTTATGAGAATTTAGGATTGGTCACATTACCCATTTATTTGAccggacagaaatttcttataacccacatataagattcaCATGTGTCCCTTAGTATGTGATAAACGCTTATTGTTTTAATAATATGTGTTTcttatatgcttttttaatagtattagtaAAAAAAACATACGCTTCTCACatttttaaatgacacatatcacacttatatgtgagttgtataaaattttctacaaactatCCTTTGCTCTGGGCCACCCTACGAAAAAGCCTCATGGGCCTTTACCCGTGCATAAACATTTCTCAGACATTCCATAAACCCTATATCAACAATCGCCGCAGACAGAACTGCGTCTTCTTTCTTCACCGACGCCACTCCATTATTCATCGCGTTTGAGCACCAGCAGCGAAAATGGTTGCGGCGAAGAAGACGGTACCTCTCGATCTCTATCTCTATCCGAAAATCTACTACTTTTGTTTTGATTGGCTTAAGGGTATTAACCAAATATTGAATACCATACGCGCAGAAGAAGACCCACGAGAGCATAAACAACAGGCTCGCCCTTGTCATGAAGAGCGGCAAGTTCACTCTAGGTTTCAAGACCGTCCTCCGATCTCTCCGCAGCTCAAAAGGTTCTTCTTTTATTGTGTAAAATGTTGTTGAtatgttttttgttctttcgattttgtagtatttttcttttttaagctttttttagACAGTATTTTGAATATAGGTGACTGATTTTTGTTGGTCGGTGAAATGCAGGGAAGCTGATAATAATCTCCAACAATTGCCCCCCACTGCGCAAGTCCGAGATTGAGTACTACGCAATGCTTGCCAAGATTGGAGTTCACCATTATAACGGAAGTAAGTGGTTCCCTAATCAAACTACGTGACTATGCCATCGGCATCAGCTCCTTTCGTTTTTTAGTCGTTGAGCCTCTTTCGTTTCGCATTTCTGTTTGTGCGTTTTGTGGGTCTTTTCTGTATGTTAGCTTAAACATGTGAAATTATTGTTCTATGTTTGAATCTATAGTTTCCCCAAAAGCAGCGTAGTGGACATAACTTTCTTATCTGTTAATTAGTTTGATTGTGTTTCTTTTCGAGGGGAGATGCTTGTCGAACAGTAGAATTGgtgcagcttttttttttttctgatccGGTCCTTAAATGAAAACTAGTCCAGTTTTTAACTAGTTTTGGTTTATCTGCAATTTGTTTAAACCATTCATAacagtgttttttatttttttttaaaacacatgtACACTAATTTTGGATACAAGAATGACAAAAGCAGTTctatattttacaattatttgacaaacacacaaaaaaatgtCGTCATATTATTCACAGTTGGACTGGTTTTGTGATTTGCCAAGCACTCCCTTGGAAAACTAAAATAGGTTTGAGATTGCTTGGAAAACTTAAAAATGGGGTGGATCATCGTCATATGCATATGATGGGAGAATATGGAAAACTTTGAGAATGTCGCGCAGACTAGCTACTGATCTTAGAAGTTT contains the following coding sequences:
- the LOC133868277 gene encoding large ribosomal subunit protein eL30; this translates as MVAAKKTKKTHESINNRLALVMKSGKFTLGFKTVLRSLRSSKGKLIIISNNCPPLRKSEIEYYAMLAKIGVHHYNGNNVDLGTACGKYFRVSCLSIVDPGDSDIIKSLPGDH